ACGAAAAAGCGTATTGCACCATCTGGCTTTCTGCCGATTCTAAAAACAGTAGCCTCTTTCGCTGGCTTACAGCCAAACTCCATGGTAGGCCCTATTTTTCTGTTTGGATGAACACCAACTTGCGCGCCTTTACTTGAATGTGCCAAGCTGCACGCAGCCGTTCCGCAATGCCAAAAAGTTACAGTATCTTCATTTTTATCTAATGAAACCGGATCTCCAAAGAAAACGCTCTCACTTGATAACTTCATCCCAATTAACATCGATATAGCACCATAGGCATCTGCCTCACATGAAGCGGCTACACCCTTATCATTTAAAAGCCCCAAAACAGCACACACAGGCGTTCCGAAATCTACAAAGAAATCTGGCCAACATCTTGAAGAGATAGCCGCAATATTATTTTCTTCAATAAAATCTGAATAGGCTTTATAGAGCCGAACAAAGTCAGTTACATTTTCTTTTGGCGTTCCTTTTAGGTTCACCATTTTACGCTCAGCTTCCTTTAAATACGCTGCACAGTCCTCATCTGAAAGATTTTTTGCCTTATGTATAAGCTCTCTAACCTCTACTGCAACATGCTTCATGCCAAAGTAACGTGATATTTCGGCATCAATACCTCGGCCAAAACCAAAGCCTTGCGGTGTATGCCCCATGGACGCTAATGTGACTGAGCGCAGTTCCTTTTTAAGCCTTGATGCTGCTACAACCGCTTTGATTTTTTGCTGTACCTCTAAATCCGTTGGAGCACCCCATATGTATTCAAAGTTTTCTTTTCCCAAATGATGCATAAGGTTACCTGCTGAATAGGCTCCTGTTAGCGAATTGAGTCTCAGACGGCCACCATCAATCACCGGCTCCTTAAGTGTCCA
This genomic window from Cellulosilyticum sp. I15G10I2 contains:
- a CDS encoding fucose isomerase; amino-acid sequence: MKNFKALYIPIGVPTFHKESIDQQFNLSVELMHKIAKDIECPSDPLLTIPDLIKFIEGKQCDLIILQNNAFANSEYTAEILRRMDADVLLWTLKEPVIDGGRLRLNSLTGAYSAGNLMHHLGKENFEYIWGAPTDLEVQQKIKAVVAASRLKKELRSVTLASMGHTPQGFGFGRGIDAEISRYFGMKHVAVEVRELIHKAKNLSDEDCAAYLKEAERKMVNLKGTPKENVTDFVRLYKAYSDFIEENNIAAISSRCWPDFFVDFGTPVCAVLGLLNDKGVAASCEADAYGAISMLIGMKLSSESVFFGDPVSLDKNEDTVTFWHCGTAACSLAHSSKGAQVGVHPNRKIGPTMEFGCKPAKEATVFRIGRKPDGAIRFFVATGEILDKEQQFLGTSLVFKSETSSIDLVSQSVKDGWEPHFIVAYKNIKEELLVLGKFLNAEICAY